A section of the Rhipicephalus sanguineus isolate Rsan-2018 chromosome 11, BIME_Rsan_1.4, whole genome shotgun sequence genome encodes:
- the LOC119373601 gene encoding uncharacterized protein K02A2.6-like isoform X2: MADDMVRDQVVFGTNSPRLREKMLRDKSLTLEKVIVLCKAAETSARQNEFWQKGKEELDMNAVTASRSTPRGSRNDLRCTRCNRRHAVRRWPAYGKVCYSCNGRNHFASCCSEKERVDEVQHQSDDFEVLNVASSSASRERDWRVNACIDGKYVTFKVDTGSQANVLPLSMFRKLKMTTLMPSSAVLRSYGGNMIKHIGKFSALIEIGDRKACAEFFVVKKDHSTILGLDTSEKLGIVRRAVDSVTTNDTEEITKEFPRLFHGTGCAPREYKIELHRDAVPVVQPARRVPLSLREPLRTELDRMEKEGIIQKVSSPTDWMALADMLSRSPVPGLKAAACTSDVEIHAVTVVSALGESC, translated from the exons ATGGCGGACGACATGGTGCGAGACCAAGTTGTTTTTGGAACAAACTCGCCAAGGCTTCGAGAAAAGATGCTCAGGGACAAAAGCTTGACCTTGGAAAAAGTTATCGTCCTTTGCAAGGCGGCGGAAACATCAGCTCGTCAAAATGAATTCTggcagaaaggaaaggaagaactCGATATGAACGCTGTCACAGCCAGTAGGAGCACCCCTAGAGGTTCCAGGAACGACCTAAGATGCACCCGTTGCAACCGAAGGCATGCCGTCAGACGCTGGCCGGCATACGGCAAAGTATGTTACTCGTGTAACGGCCGAAACCACTTCGCGTCTTGTTGCAGCGAGAAAGAGCGCGTGGATGAAGTGCAACATCAGAGCGACGACTTCGAAGTACTGAATgtcgccagcagcagcgcaagcaGAGAACGAGACTGGCGTGTGAACGCCTGCATTGACGGCAAGTACGTCACCTTTAAGGTGGACACAGGATCGCAGGCAAACGTTTTGCCGCTTTCAATGTTTCGCAAGCTCAAGATGACAACCCTGATGCCCAGTAGCGCTGTTCTGAGATCCTACGGTGGCAACATGATCAAGCACATCGGCAAGTTTTCAGCGCTCATCGAGATTGGTGACCGTAAGGCGTGCGCAGAATTTTTTGTTGTAAAGAAGGACCACAGCACGATCTTAGGCTTGGATACCAGCGAGAAGCTTGGAATCGTACGGCGGGCTGTTGACAGCGTGACGACGAACGACACCGAAGAAATTACCAAGGAGTTCCCACGTCTTTTCCATGGAACAGGATGCGCCCCACGTGAATACAAGATTGAGCTGCACAGGGATGCCGTGCCAGTCGTCCAGCCAGCTCGGAGGGTTCCCCTGTCCCTGCGGGAGCCTCTCCGTACTGAACTGGACAGAATGGAAAAGGAAGGCATCATCCAGAAGGTCAGCAGCCCCACAGATTGG ATGGCCCTTGCTGATATGCTGTCCCGATCACCTGTTCCTGGACTCAAGGCAGCTGCATGCACGAGTGACGTCGAGATCCATGCTGTCACGGTCGTATCAGCACTC GGCGAGTCCTGTTGA
- the LOC119373601 gene encoding uncharacterized protein K02A2.6-like isoform X1, with product MADDMVRDQVVFGTNSPRLREKMLRDKSLTLEKVIVLCKAAETSARQNEFWQKGKEELDMNAVTASRSTPRGSRNDLRCTRCNRRHAVRRWPAYGKVCYSCNGRNHFASCCSEKERVDEVQHQSDDFEVLNVASSSASRERDWRVNACIDGKYVTFKVDTGSQANVLPLSMFRKLKMTTLMPSSAVLRSYGGNMIKHIGKFSALIEIGDRKACAEFFVVKKDHSTILGLDTSEKLGIVRRAVDSVTTNDTEEITKEFPRLFHGTGCAPREYKIELHRDAVPVVQPARRVPLSLREPLRTELDRMEKEGIIQKVSSPTDWMALADMLSRSPVPGLKAAACTSDVEIHAVTVVSALVSETTARKLAQETALDPHLGTVLRKRAKGEPVDGPLKPVAAELSVVNGVLLKGTKAVIPTSMRSDMLKRIHAGHLGQVKCKARARQMVYWPNINSDIQSLIERCPTCKTYAYKQPSEPLIMQPTPTQPWYPYRCRSLSVLGKTLFVRI from the exons ATGGCGGACGACATGGTGCGAGACCAAGTTGTTTTTGGAACAAACTCGCCAAGGCTTCGAGAAAAGATGCTCAGGGACAAAAGCTTGACCTTGGAAAAAGTTATCGTCCTTTGCAAGGCGGCGGAAACATCAGCTCGTCAAAATGAATTCTggcagaaaggaaaggaagaactCGATATGAACGCTGTCACAGCCAGTAGGAGCACCCCTAGAGGTTCCAGGAACGACCTAAGATGCACCCGTTGCAACCGAAGGCATGCCGTCAGACGCTGGCCGGCATACGGCAAAGTATGTTACTCGTGTAACGGCCGAAACCACTTCGCGTCTTGTTGCAGCGAGAAAGAGCGCGTGGATGAAGTGCAACATCAGAGCGACGACTTCGAAGTACTGAATgtcgccagcagcagcgcaagcaGAGAACGAGACTGGCGTGTGAACGCCTGCATTGACGGCAAGTACGTCACCTTTAAGGTGGACACAGGATCGCAGGCAAACGTTTTGCCGCTTTCAATGTTTCGCAAGCTCAAGATGACAACCCTGATGCCCAGTAGCGCTGTTCTGAGATCCTACGGTGGCAACATGATCAAGCACATCGGCAAGTTTTCAGCGCTCATCGAGATTGGTGACCGTAAGGCGTGCGCAGAATTTTTTGTTGTAAAGAAGGACCACAGCACGATCTTAGGCTTGGATACCAGCGAGAAGCTTGGAATCGTACGGCGGGCTGTTGACAGCGTGACGACGAACGACACCGAAGAAATTACCAAGGAGTTCCCACGTCTTTTCCATGGAACAGGATGCGCCCCACGTGAATACAAGATTGAGCTGCACAGGGATGCCGTGCCAGTCGTCCAGCCAGCTCGGAGGGTTCCCCTGTCCCTGCGGGAGCCTCTCCGTACTGAACTGGACAGAATGGAAAAGGAAGGCATCATCCAGAAGGTCAGCAGCCCCACAGATTGG ATGGCCCTTGCTGATATGCTGTCCCGATCACCTGTTCCTGGACTCAAGGCAGCTGCATGCACGAGTGACGTCGAGATCCATGCTGTCACGGTCGTATCAGCACTCGTAAGTGAAACGACAGCTAGAAAACTGGCACAGGAAACAGCTCTCGATCCACACCTTGGCACAGTGCTAAGAAAGCGTGCTAAAGGAGAGCCTGTCGACGGCCCCCTGAAACCAGTGGCCGCCGAGCTATCTGTAGTAAACGGCGTACTACTGAAAGGCACTAAAGCGGTGATACCGACAAGCATGCGTAGCGACATGTTGAAACGGATACACGCAGGCCATCTTGGCCAGGTAAAGTGCAAAGCTAGAGCAAGACAAATGGTTTATTGGCCGAATATAAACTCAGATATTCAGTCCTTGATTGAAAGATGTCCAACTTGCAAGACATACGCGTATAAGCAGCCATCGGAGCCTTTAATAATGCAACCAACACCAACTCAGCCATGGTATCCGTATCGGTGTCGATCTCTTTCAGTACTCGGGAAGACATTATTTGTGCGCATATGA